One part of the Enterococcus sp. DIV1094 genome encodes these proteins:
- a CDS encoding prolyl-tRNA synthetase associated domain-containing protein: protein MSDATKQEAYDLLDRLAINYQEVSHPAITSVKNLTFSLPGPQVKNLLIKSKKGKQIYFVVLPDEKQADLKLLAEQLKEKRLSFVSEEQVKRLLHVPPGTVNPFALVNDLENEVQVVIDSSIDRKDTVGFHPNSNTSTVIFPFADFERLLAHLNHLPWYEVL, encoded by the coding sequence ATGTCTGATGCCACGAAACAAGAAGCTTATGATCTACTTGATCGATTAGCAATCAATTACCAAGAAGTGAGCCATCCGGCAATCACTTCCGTCAAAAATCTCACGTTCTCTTTGCCAGGACCACAAGTCAAAAATCTCTTAATCAAGTCAAAGAAAGGCAAACAAATTTATTTCGTCGTCTTGCCTGATGAAAAACAAGCCGATTTAAAGTTGTTGGCAGAACAGTTGAAAGAAAAACGATTATCATTTGTTTCAGAAGAACAAGTGAAACGTCTATTACATGTTCCACCAGGTACCGTCAATCCGTTTGCCTTAGTCAACGATTTAGAAAACGAGGTCCAAGTCGTCATTGATTCCTCAATCGACCGCAAAGATACCGTCGGCTTTCATCCAAACAGCAATACGAGTACTGTCATTTTTCCCTTTGCAGATTTTGAACGATTACTCGCTCATCTGAATCATCTGCCATGGTATGAAGTCTTGTAG